The sequence AAGCCCATACACACTCAAATTCCTCTTACACGGTGTCACGTTGTTGAAGCCAAGATTGAGTTTTTGAGAAGAAAAACCGAGAAATTGGACTTGAATTTGAGACCCTAGAGGGTAAGTTTCACGATCAAGACGTAATTTTAGAAGAGAGCAAAGGGAAAGTCGATTCTCTTGAACTATGTAGTTACTACCACTAGCTTTcttctataaattttattgacATCCGCGATTTAATTGAAAAtgttattaacatatttttttgacaacattaaaatatttattgttaaagACTGGATTTCTGcttgcatattttttttaaacatatggAAATACTCTTAAAAGTCAAATATGAGTCTTATCAACCGGACAAGGAAAAGTACAAATACATTGATTAGTTTGTTTCAGACAATGTGCTGTTGTATTTGGTCCAAAGGTAGCTCTGCATTTTGATCTGCAGTGATCACCACAAGCCCAAAAAGTCGCTTCACAACTCATACTCTGCTCAACTATATCAAACAagatttttataacaaaataattaagatttaaaatatattaatacactGAACTgcaatatatatgatatatttgcCGATGGAGAAagccaatttaaaaaaaaaaaatcatagtagTGTTTTGTGAACAGATTTGAATATTGTTATGAGTAAACTAGAAAGGATAATGTTATACCCAAGGCTAATATTACAACAAATTACAAGTTTACGATATTGAAGGCATGGAGCAGCGAATTTAGTTAAAATTCAAGTAATACTTTTTGGAAAAAAGTAACATAAActgattatattttatgaataacACAAAAGATTAATGTATACCTAAACCAAGCATAACAAGGAAGATGATGGGGAACACAAGTGAAAAAGCTGCCTTAGCCATGTTAGATTTATTTTCCTCCTTCAGTTTAGTGATTAGTATACTGAATATTGATCGATCCTAAAAATTGTGAGGCTTAAAAGAGAAGATcatcatttatatataatggCAGAGTTTTACCAAAAGTACTTAATTCAGTTAAAAGTTATTTAATGTCATCTTTAACTACTCGAATTATATTCATATCGATTGAGGATAAATGTATTAAAGAAACTAAATGCTAATAAAAGAAAATCTacatataataataatcttGAATAGTATTTTGGAGATACTCAAATGGAAAAGTATGTAACTGATAAATCAAGTTCACTTTATCAAACATTAAATGATAACAATGTGATAAAGTTTCTGGATACATATTAATCCACCAATTTCAAAAGATTGAAAAGTTACAAAAGAAATCTTCCGATATTTGACAATGTAATATACCTTCTTTATTTCAATGGGATTCTCACTAATTATATTTACTCTTTTCATCTTTACTTATTTCGTTTAAGTCTTTTTTAAccaaattcttatatatatttggttCTCTTTagttctattattttttatcgCTCATTTATGAaccattttactttttaaaatgaaaattctcatgtctaagtaaataataatatgcaaACCCTAATTGGTGATTTCATAATGTGAAAGTCCAACCAACCAGAAAATTCGTATCTAAATATGCAAGAAAGAAGAAAGGCCCATCTCTCCATCTTTATGGACCATTTTCAAGCCCATACAAACTCAAATTCTGTTGCATGTtcaaacaagaaagaaaataataagaacaAGTAACAGAGGTTGGGACCTTAATAGTAACCACGAGTTGTAGAACGCATTGATAGATGTTTACTTGCTTACGACTCGTTACGATGTTTGCAACATAGAAGCTGAGGAATCAAGAACGTGTCTTTTTTCTTACACTTCACCTACTAGAGGATATATTCACAAGTCAATGGTGTAAGTTCTTTAAAATCACCTTTTAATAGCACTCCATGTTTAGATATGTTGGGGATAAAAACATTAGTAAATTTGAAAGATCCAATTTTGAGCAAACAAGCAAGAAAGCACTTGATAAAAAAACTagtaaccacaaactcataccATCCATccattatctctctctctctctcactctctccccttgcatttttttttttattattctagAAAGCAAACATTCACcttcaaagagaaggaggcaCATACTGTCTAGACAAACCAAACAGATCTTTACCCTCAAACGGTGATGTCCACTCCCTCCCACCGTTCCCCACTAAAGCAACTTCCTGCACTCCCATCCCATTCCCATTCATTCTCGTCCTTCCACTCATGTCTGCTTCATACTGTGAAGCCTCAGCAACATACTGTTGTTGTTCCTCTTGTCTAGGACACGCTAGCCCTCTGTCTAAACTCCAATCGATTTTGCTGTAATCATATTTCCCTACTGACCCATCAGCGCTCCAGTCTATCCCTGATGAAGACGCTGATCCATACCCGGAGAAGAGCCCAAGAGAAGCAGCTGGAGCCACGGCATGGGGCTGTTCACTTGGCCTTCCCATTATGTGTCCGTTGTTACCTTGATATTGCTGATACTGGTACATCAGGTTAGAGTTCAGATCACTAGGAGGCGGAGTTCTTACGGGTAAATAGCCGTTAGTTTGACCATTAGCAGGGTACCAACCactccctcctcctcctcctcctcctccacctcctGCTGATACTGTAAAGGATGGATTCATAGTAGAGACAGGTGGCACATTTGTGTTAGCTGACTGAGAGCGTTGTTGTTGCTGCATCACCATTACTGGTTCTCTCCCTATAGCCACCGTCACATGATGCGTTTCTTCCATTGGCCTAGGCGGCGGCGGCTGTTGATTTGACATGCGTTTCTTCTCCTCCATTGCAGCATTCTTCATCAACTGCAAATTCATGTTAATCTTATCCATTGGATTAACACTTTGGTTTAcattctttctctcttcttcaggGACTTTGCtattattactactaacatCCTCTACTTTTACAGAATGGTCTTGCTTCTGTCTCCTCAACGACTCCTCCGCTCTCTCAACATCCCCTTCCGCAGTAACCACAGCCCTCTCCACATCCTGCTTGCTCCACTTATACTTCGCCTCCAACTCCAAGATTCTACCTAACTCCTCCGAGATGTCAATCTTCAAGCTCCCAAAGCTAGGATCCAGCTTCTTATCCTCAACACTCGCCCCGCCGACATCGAGCAGCCAGTTAACAGACTCCTCCAGCTTCCCTTCGTTCAGCATAAGAGCGTAAGTCGCCTTCTCGTGATGAGGAATCTCCATAGCTATAATCTTCTGAGTAAGCACCTCGAGCTTCCTCGACATGAGGAACTGACAGCACCGCTCGTGAAGCTCCTGAGCTCGCTTCTCCTTCTGACGCTGGTGCTTCCTCTCGTTCTTGAGCCGCATCTTCTCCCTCTTCTCGTTGTCAATGGTGGCTTCCTGCTTTGCTGAAGGTGGTGCTGCTGTTGTTTTCTCTTTGTGGTCTTCGGAGTCTCCAGACCAGCTACCGTTGTTGGAGACGGAATCACAGTCGTCAGACTCATCAATGCTTCTGAAACGGCCGGTGGTGTGGAgagatgaggaggaggaggactcAACTAAGAGAGGATTGTAAGCACCGCCTATGGAGGAGGCTTTAGTAGGTGTTGTCTTGTGTGAATCATTCACAACAACAACCTTCTTGTCTCTTGATTTGGTCTTGGCTACGTTAGACAtcttcattattaaaaaaaaaaaaagaaaaaagagaaaagtcAGAATCTTATCGTTAAACATCAAAAGATGAATGGTCATATGAGCTGCTACAATGTCAAAGGTAGAGACTTTTCAATGGAAAATACAGAAACAGAGTCAATACATAGCAGAGATCAATGAGCTGTAATACAGAAGATCACACAAAACGCATAGATCCATCGCAAAGAACGAATCAAATCCTATAGACAAtaaaaagaatcaagaaaaccTAAGGACATGCGAACTGAAAGAGTAATCTAAACCGTGGAATAAGATCAGTGACGAGGgcgttagagagagagagtaacctGGGATGATTTTGATCGGAGATGTTAGATCCGGTGAGATTGAGGGCGATGAGGGACGAGAGAGGAGGTGCGTTTCGAAATCTTTAAGAAAAAATGTGAAATAGAAATTAGGGTTTGGTTTCTTTTTGACAATCAAAGAGTTGccaaaaaaccaaaccaaaaagtCCTTTGTAATGAATTCTGATcctttttttgatttattttgtttctatattgtcagttatttttttccttttcacgCTCATTTACagttgtttttgtttgatttcggttgtggaagaaaaaaaaactgaataataaaaaaaaatagatttacttGGGCAGGACTCGGACAGATGTATCCTGGTTTAGGATTGCGAGCAgaccaattaataatttatCACATTATATAAAATGCACTTTACTGAAAAATAACGCTACGGACATCATacagttttttaaaataatttattcaaaCTACTGTTCATTTTTAGTCGACTTTTAAAAATACTGTTCATAATGTCTTATAAATAAcccttaattatttttttttatgattttctttttgaacacattttttatgtttagaACGAAATTAAgttactaattatttttaaaatcactGAATAAAATAccagtgttttttttaaaactgtaTCGAAAACTAAATCAGATAATTTTTGGATCACGGTTCAATCTAGTTTGACAATGTCAAATCTGATTCAATAATTTGGTTTAAAGTAATGTTAgtaaatattatacataattaaaatataataaatttaaaatataaaatattataaatataaactaattttatgtttatatggatagtttacagattttttttattgttttaatcagTTTAGATTGAAACCTGCTATATAATCGGTTTATAACCAGTTATTAGATCTAACCCGACTATATAATCGGTTCGGTTTGTTAAACCAATTACTCAACTGAGGGGTAACATTGTctacttattttatttgtttgaccGGATCGCATCGGGTCAAAGGCAGCAGAATCTCTAAAACGACACCGTTTCATCACCGATTAATAATGGTCACACACTCGCATTGTAGTTTGTTTTTGGAATTTACGAAACGCGCTAATGAGCTTAGTAGCTTCAGTCATCCACCACGGAGTCCTCTCCCCGGCGAAACCGGATCGAATCTTCCTAAACATTCCGGCGATCCCGCCGCATCGTCTCCGAGCTCGTGGATGGACTCagtctcctctctctctcctcgcaaATCCTCCCCTCGTTACAGGTCTCCCCCTCTCTCAAAACTGCATTTTCATGTAATTTGGATTCTATCTAAATGTGCTTTTTCAGCTGCGAATCGTCGCCTCCTTCACATTGCGTGCGCCCGAGGAACTGATCAGGAAGATGatctttcttcctcttcttcaggtGAATGCTTCTTCAGGAGATGAGACTCTTTACATCATTAGTATGAACTGTGATCTTAATTTGTGATGATAATGTTTTTTGTGTGTGGTATGTTAGTACAGAGAAGGAGAAGATAGATCTTCTACCACacaaagatgaagatgaaggcctgagagataataataataatagacaAGAAGAGACAAACAAAACTTCCTTCAGCACTGTTGCCTTGTGTGTTAGTATCTTCTTGCATCTGATgctaataatatgtttttgctCTGTAAACGAAACTTAATGTTGtattctttctctcaatagGTAAGCACTGCCGTGGCATTTGGAATCGGGATAGGTTTCAAGGAAGGTGTTGGCAAGGCGTCAGAGTTTTTTGCAGGGTGCTTTGAATATTATACATACAAGTTTGATTAGCTCTGAAGGCGATATCTATTAagttaaactgttttttttttcaaacttcttGCAGCTATTTGTTGGAGCAAAGCTTGTCAGTGGACAACTTGTTTGTTTTTGTACTCGTCTTCAAGTACTTCAAAGTGCCACTCATGTACCAGGTACCAGTTTATCTGCACAGAGATTTAGTTCTTGACTATAATAgagtattatataattttgcTATGTTGGATCTATAGAATCGGGTGCTTACCTATGGTGTAGCTGGTGCAATTCTCTTTCGCTTCTCGCTCATAGTGCTAGGAACAGCCACTCTTCAGGTGACTTCTATGTTTGGACTTTGGATCAGAGCGTTTGTTATTGTATTGctgtttattttattctttttttctgcCTCATTTGAGATCAATTTCTAAATCCTCCCTACGATCTTTCAGAGATTTGAAGCAGTGAATCTTCTGCTTGCTGCAGTACTCTTGTATTCGTCTTTCAAGGTGCATGTTTCCTCATCTTAGCATTTATACCTGTAATACACACATGACACAACTATTAGTAAGGAACATAAAGGCTGGTCGGTCGCTTTTTCTGTGCCTAATGTCTTGTTACAGTTATTTTCAAGTGAAGAAGATGATACAGATCTATCTGACAACTTCATTGTAAAGACATGCCAGAGATTTATTCCTGTCACATGTAATATACctcgtctttttttttctttctgttccCTCTAGTTACTTGCATTATATGTAGTCATGCGTCTAATTTCAGTGATAAATACTGTTTCCCATGCTTCCcattaactgatttttttttccttcttgctTATGTTTTAAACTGTGGGCAGCAAGTTACGATGGAAATAGGTTTTTCACAAAGAATGATGGCATTTGGAAAGTAAGTATTTCACTAAATTTATCATAGTATCTTTTGACTGGGGTTCTAATCTATCTCAAAACAATTTGGGCAGGCCACACCATTGCTTCTCACAGTAGCAGTGATCGAGCTCAGCGACATAGCATTTGCTGTATACTCCATCACCACTTTGTGAatcttttttggtttaaaaaaaaatgaagcgcAGCACTGATGCTTGTTGCCCATTCTCTTAGGTTGACTCAATACCAGCTGTTTTTGGCGTCACAAGGGATCCTTTTATAGTCTTGACCTCTAACCTGTTTGCAATCATAGGTACTAACTTCTTTAGTCTGTACTTGATCTTGTTGATGCTGATGCTGCCAATATTATTGgaaaatttgatttgaattGAATTTTTAGTGGGAGATTTTGCATAAcagtttatttattatgttttggctTCAGGATTGAGGTCTCTCTATACTTTGATTTCTGAAGGAATGGGGGAGCTGGAATATTTGCAGGTATCATTTATcacttgttttatttttcattcagCTTATCTCTGTTTAATGTTCCAACAAAACTAAGTAGTCAAATGCATAAGAGAGAGAGTTCC is a genomic window of Brassica napus cultivar Da-Ae chromosome A2, Da-Ae, whole genome shotgun sequence containing:
- the LOC106383792 gene encoding uncharacterized protein LOC106383792, yielding MSNVAKTKSRDKKVVVVNDSHKTTPTKASSIGGAYNPLLVESSSSSSLHTTGRFRSIDESDDCDSVSNNGSWSGDSEDHKEKTTAAPPSAKQEATIDNEKREKMRLKNERKHQRQKEKRAQELHERCCQFLMSRKLEVLTQKIIAMEIPHHEKATYALMLNEGKLEESVNWLLDVGGASVEDKKLDPSFGSLKIDISEELGRILELEAKYKWSKQDVERAVVTAEGDVERAEESLRRQKQDHSVKVEDVSSNNSKVPEEERKNVNQSVNPMDKINMNLQLMKNAAMEEKKRMSNQQPPPPRPMEETHHVTVAIGREPVMVMQQQQRSQSANTNVPPVSTMNPSFTVSAGGGGGGGGGGSGWYPANGQTNGYLPVRTPPPSDLNSNLMYQYQQYQGNNGHIMGRPSEQPHAVAPAASLGLFSGYGSASSSGIDWSADGSVGKYDYSKIDWSLDRGLACPRQEEQQQYVAEASQYEADMSGRTRMNGNGMGVQEVALVGNGGREWTSPFEGKDLFGLSRQYVPPSL
- the LOC106383803 gene encoding thylakoid membrane protein TERC, chloroplastic-like; this translates as MSLVASVIHHGVLSPAKPDRIFLNIPAIPPHRLRARGWTQSPLSLLANPPLVTAANRRLLHIACARGTDQEDDLSSSSSEKEKIDLLPHKDEDEGLRDNNNNRQEETNKTSFSTVALCVSTAVAFGIGIGFKEGVGKASEFFAGYLLEQSLSVDNLFVFVLVFKYFKVPLMYQNRVLTYGVAGAILFRFSLIVLGTATLQRFEAVNLLLAAVLLYSSFKLFSSEEDDTDLSDNFIVKTCQRFIPVTSSYDGNRFFTKNDGIWKATPLLLTVAVIELSDIAFAVDSIPAVFGVTRDPFIVLTSNLFAIIGLRSLYTLISEGMGELEYLQPSIAVVLGFIGFKMILDFFGFHVSTEASLGVVALSLSTGVLLSLTNKSGDS